From the Actinomycetes bacterium genome, one window contains:
- the aroH gene encoding chorismate mutase: MSIRAVRGATQLRADDPREMADAVVELVSTLLARNELAIADLVSVLFTATPDLTSEFPAAAARTLGLGEVPLLCAQEIDVAGALPRVVRLMAHVETSRARSEMVHVYLRGAEVLRQDLAQ; this comes from the coding sequence GTGTCGATCCGTGCCGTGCGCGGCGCCACCCAGCTGCGCGCGGACGACCCGCGCGAGATGGCTGACGCTGTCGTCGAGCTGGTCTCCACTCTGCTGGCGCGCAACGAGCTCGCGATCGCCGACCTGGTCTCGGTGCTGTTCACCGCGACGCCCGACCTGACCAGCGAGTTCCCGGCCGCGGCGGCCCGCACGCTCGGCCTGGGAGAGGTTCCCCTGCTCTGCGCCCAGGAGATCGACGTCGCCGGGGCGCTGCCCCGTGTGGTCCGTCTCATGGCGCACGTGGAGACGTCTCGCGCCCGGTCCGAGATGGTCCACGTGTACCTGCGCGGCGCTGAGGTGCTGCGTCAGGACCTGGCCCAGTGA
- a CDS encoding ATP-grasp domain-containing protein, which yields MSAASARVDSQRYDVLLLDAASRQSLATARSLGRAGLRIVMGECFAECDPRQPVPGFRSRYSSRNLVLPSFASDADAFANAVVDFADRHPTAVVLPASDGAIAALAPVRDDLAALGARLALPSDSALEVAAHKGRTLQVARDLGISHPRTSHIQQLDDLPDLLSGFDFPLVLKPTSSWVRKAVTRLQAVEVMNEAEAVTVADSFLAAGAEVLAQQLVRGRREGVTLFMVDGEARAAFAHLEHRCSPALGGASVVRESIPLPADIYRPSVELVSALGLQGLCEVEYRRDGDGSPLLMEINARLAGPVETALRAGIDFPLMLWRWAVDAPVERVSGYRTGVRMRWLRGDMRWLRDNYRRRGRPDSVTATQAVGTFLAEFVRTRHYDVLDWRDPHPFLAELRITAASALSRSRRSPSSVSDLARKGAARVI from the coding sequence ATGAGCGCTGCCTCGGCGCGCGTCGACTCGCAGCGCTATGACGTGCTCCTGCTCGACGCGGCGAGCCGGCAGAGCCTCGCCACCGCTCGCAGCCTGGGCCGGGCCGGTCTGCGCATCGTCATGGGGGAGTGCTTCGCCGAGTGCGACCCGCGTCAGCCCGTACCGGGCTTTCGTTCGCGGTACTCCAGCCGCAACCTCGTGCTCCCGAGCTTCGCGAGCGATGCGGACGCGTTCGCCAACGCGGTCGTCGACTTCGCGGACCGGCACCCCACCGCCGTGGTCCTCCCGGCGAGCGACGGCGCGATCGCCGCGCTGGCGCCGGTGCGGGACGACCTGGCGGCGCTCGGAGCCCGACTCGCCCTGCCGTCGGACTCCGCGCTGGAGGTGGCGGCGCACAAGGGACGGACCCTCCAGGTCGCGCGCGATCTCGGGATCAGCCACCCGAGGACCAGCCACATCCAGCAGCTGGACGATCTCCCCGACCTGCTGAGCGGGTTCGACTTCCCGCTCGTGCTGAAGCCGACCTCGTCCTGGGTGCGCAAGGCCGTCACGCGCCTGCAGGCCGTCGAGGTCATGAACGAGGCCGAGGCCGTCACCGTGGCGGACTCCTTCCTGGCCGCGGGGGCAGAGGTCCTCGCGCAGCAGCTGGTCCGTGGCCGGCGCGAGGGCGTCACCTTGTTCATGGTCGACGGGGAGGCCCGCGCGGCGTTCGCGCACCTGGAGCATCGCTGCAGCCCGGCCCTCGGCGGCGCGTCCGTGGTCCGCGAGAGCATCCCTTTGCCGGCGGACATCTACCGCCCGTCGGTGGAGCTGGTGTCCGCTCTCGGGCTGCAGGGACTTTGCGAGGTCGAGTACCGCAGAGACGGTGACGGCAGCCCGTTGCTCATGGAGATCAACGCGCGTCTCGCCGGGCCGGTGGAGACCGCTCTTCGTGCCGGTATCGACTTCCCGCTCATGCTCTGGCGATGGGCGGTGGACGCCCCGGTGGAGCGGGTCAGCGGCTACCGCACCGGCGTGCGGATGCGGTGGTTGCGCGGAGACATGCGCTGGCTGCGGGACAACTACCGGCGCCGCGGGCGGCCGGACAGCGTCACGGCGACCCAGGCCGTCGGGACATTCCTCGCGGAGTTCGTCCGGACCCGCCACTACGACGTCCTCGACTGGCGCGACCCCCACCCGTTCCTGGCCGAGCTGCGCATCACCGCGGCCTCGGCCCTCAGCCGTTCGCGGCGATCGCCGTCTTCGGTCTCCGATCTCGCTCGGAAGGGAGCAGCACGTGTCATCTGA
- a CDS encoding pseudouridine synthase: MNDQPDHPSPERLQPERLQKVLARAGVASRRACEALIAEGRVEVDGVVVSKLGTRVDPSTAVIRVDGVRVSVSSHQVYLMLNKPAGVVSTMADPEGRPCLGDYVGSNRERLFHVGRLDVDTEGLLLLTNDGTLAHRLAHPSFEIPKTYLADVPAPLPRDLGRRLREGIDLEDGPVRFDSFRVVGSTASRALVEVTLHEGRNRVVRRSFEAVGFPVTRLVRTAIGPVQLGELRPGKLRPLSSKELGALFELAGL, from the coding sequence ATGAATGACCAACCCGACCACCCTTCGCCCGAACGCCTGCAGCCCGAACGCCTGCAGAAGGTCCTCGCCAGGGCGGGAGTCGCCAGCCGCCGTGCGTGCGAGGCGCTGATCGCCGAGGGGCGTGTCGAGGTGGACGGTGTCGTGGTCAGCAAGCTCGGGACACGCGTCGACCCGAGCACCGCGGTGATCCGGGTCGATGGGGTGCGGGTCTCCGTCTCCTCGCACCAGGTGTACCTCATGCTCAACAAGCCGGCCGGGGTCGTCTCCACGATGGCCGATCCGGAGGGCCGGCCCTGTCTGGGCGATTACGTCGGGAGCAACAGGGAGCGGCTGTTCCACGTGGGTCGCCTCGATGTGGACACCGAGGGTCTGCTCCTCCTGACCAACGACGGCACCCTCGCCCACCGGTTGGCCCATCCGTCCTTCGAGATCCCGAAGACCTACCTGGCGGACGTGCCGGCGCCGCTGCCGCGCGACCTTGGACGACGGCTGCGCGAAGGGATCGACCTCGAGGACGGCCCGGTCCGTTTCGACTCCTTCCGAGTCGTCGGAAGTACCGCGTCGCGAGCCCTGGTGGAGGTCACCCTCCACGAGGGTCGCAACCGGGTGGTGCGCCGCAGCTTCGAGGCCGTGGGCTTCCCAGTGACGCGGCTGGTGCGGACCGCCATCGGACCGGTGCAGCTCGGTGAGCTGCGTCCCGGCAAGCTTCGGCCGCTGTCCAGCAAGGAGCTCGGTGCGCTCTTCGAGCTCGCCGGTCTTTGA
- a CDS encoding segregation/condensation protein A, translating into MSAGAFEVHLPVFDGPFDLLLGLIAKHKLDVTEVALSRVTDDFLAHIRAFGPGWDLGQASEFLVVAATLLDLKAARLLPAGEVEDEEDLALLEARDLLFARLLQYRAFKQAAASIAERLAIGSRRYPRAVGLDDRFVGLLPEVLLGLSPERFAAVAAQALTPRPAPTVSLAHLHAPLVSVREQAALLVARLRDADAASFRALADDAPDTLTVVARFLAVLELYREGAVAFEQVTPLGELVVRWTGAGADVDDVDEFEGAGEPSPTAEEEERSVIEGVGL; encoded by the coding sequence GTGTCCGCGGGAGCCTTCGAGGTCCACCTGCCGGTGTTCGACGGGCCCTTCGACCTGCTGCTGGGACTGATCGCCAAGCACAAGCTCGACGTGACCGAGGTGGCGCTCTCCCGGGTCACCGACGACTTCTTGGCCCACATCCGCGCGTTCGGGCCAGGGTGGGACCTGGGCCAGGCCAGCGAGTTCCTCGTCGTCGCGGCCACCCTGCTCGACCTCAAGGCGGCGCGGCTGCTCCCCGCGGGGGAGGTCGAGGACGAGGAGGACCTCGCCCTGCTCGAGGCGCGGGACCTGCTCTTCGCCCGACTGCTGCAGTATCGCGCGTTCAAGCAGGCCGCCGCTTCGATCGCGGAGCGGCTGGCTATCGGTTCCCGGCGCTACCCGCGGGCCGTCGGCCTCGATGATCGCTTCGTGGGCCTGCTACCCGAGGTCCTGCTCGGCCTCTCACCGGAGCGCTTCGCCGCCGTCGCGGCGCAGGCGCTGACCCCGCGCCCCGCGCCCACCGTGTCGCTGGCCCACCTGCACGCGCCCCTGGTCAGCGTGCGGGAGCAGGCTGCCCTGCTCGTCGCGAGGCTGCGCGACGCAGACGCCGCGAGCTTCCGCGCGCTCGCAGACGACGCTCCCGACACGCTGACGGTCGTCGCGAGATTCCTGGCGGTCCTGGAGCTCTACCGTGAGGGCGCGGTCGCCTTCGAGCAGGTGACGCCGCTCGGTGAGCTCGTGGTCCGCTGGACCGGGGCGGGGGCCGACGTCGACGACGTGGATGAGTTCGAAGGAGCCGGCGAGCCGAGTCCGACGGCTGAGGAGGAGGAGCGCAGCGTGATCGAGGGCGTGGGCCTATGA
- the xerD gene encoding site-specific tyrosine recombinase XerD encodes MSGLKMSGTVASALATYLDHLGVERGLSANTLTSYRRDLTRYESFLAARGIDEPDAVGEGDVSAFLQHLRAGDAQHPALSAASAGRAVVAVRGFHRFCAREGLTTSDPSASVRPPAPPRRLPKAIPVEEVTALLDAAGAGDPPRSLRDRALLELLYGAGARISEAVGLDVDDVDLDRGTVLLRGKGSKERLVPIGSYARSALDDYLVRARPGLAERGRGTPALFLNARGGRLTRQSAWVVIRDAARRAGLEGAHLSPHTLRHSFATHLLDGGADVRVVQELLGHASVTTTQIYTKVTVERLREVYAAAHPRAR; translated from the coding sequence ATGTCAGGTCTGAAGATGTCGGGCACCGTGGCGAGCGCGCTGGCCACCTACCTCGACCATCTCGGCGTCGAGCGTGGGCTGTCCGCGAACACGCTGACCTCCTACCGGCGTGACCTGACGCGCTACGAGAGCTTCCTCGCCGCCCGCGGGATCGACGAGCCGGACGCGGTGGGGGAGGGCGACGTCTCGGCGTTCCTGCAGCACCTGCGGGCCGGGGACGCGCAGCACCCGGCCCTGTCGGCCGCCTCCGCGGGTCGCGCCGTGGTCGCCGTGCGTGGTTTCCACCGCTTCTGCGCCCGCGAGGGCCTCACCACCTCGGATCCTTCGGCGAGCGTCCGTCCGCCGGCCCCCCCACGTCGGCTGCCCAAGGCGATCCCGGTCGAGGAGGTGACCGCGCTGCTGGATGCGGCCGGAGCGGGCGATCCGCCTCGCTCGCTGCGCGACCGGGCCCTGCTGGAGCTGCTGTACGGCGCTGGGGCGCGCATCTCGGAGGCGGTGGGGCTCGACGTCGACGACGTGGACCTGGATCGCGGGACGGTGCTGTTGCGCGGCAAGGGTTCCAAGGAGCGGCTGGTGCCGATCGGGTCCTACGCCCGCTCGGCACTGGACGACTACCTGGTGCGAGCCCGCCCGGGGCTCGCCGAGCGTGGACGCGGGACGCCGGCGCTGTTCCTCAACGCGCGCGGCGGGCGGCTCACCCGGCAAAGCGCCTGGGTGGTGATCCGGGACGCCGCCCGACGAGCTGGGCTCGAGGGGGCACACCTGAGCCCGCACACGTTGCGGCACAGCTTCGCCACCCACCTGCTGGACGGCGGGGCCGACGTGCGCGTCGTCCAGGAGCTGCTGGGACACGCGTCGGTCACGACGACCCAGATCTACACCAAGGTGACCGTCGAGCGCCTGCGCGAGGTGTACGCAGCCGCCCACCCCCGTGCTCGCTGA
- a CDS encoding ParA family protein: MSTSGELGPTGRPVPTLPEPTRPLAHGPARVVALCNQKGGVGKTTSTINLGAALAELGRRVLLVDFDPQGALSVGLGVNPHELDRTAYNLLVEPGITVDDVLLKTNVPGVDLLPSNIDLSAAEVQLVNEVAREHSLARVLRPVVEDYDYVLIDCQPSLGLLTVNALTAADGVIVPLECEFFALRGVALLMDTIQKIRDRLNPRLEVEGILATMYDSRTVHGREVLTRLVEAFGDTVFHTVISRTVRFPETTVVGEPITSYASSSAGAGAYRSLAREVLARDAARRPAEPVAP; the protein is encoded by the coding sequence ATGTCGACAAGTGGCGAGCTCGGTCCCACCGGCCGGCCGGTCCCGACCCTGCCCGAACCCACCCGTCCGCTCGCCCACGGGCCGGCCCGCGTGGTCGCCCTGTGCAACCAGAAGGGCGGGGTGGGCAAGACCACGTCGACGATCAACCTCGGGGCGGCCCTCGCCGAGCTCGGCCGGCGGGTTCTCCTCGTGGACTTCGACCCGCAGGGAGCCCTCTCGGTGGGGCTGGGTGTGAATCCCCATGAGCTGGACCGCACCGCGTACAACCTGCTCGTCGAGCCAGGGATCACCGTCGACGACGTGCTGCTGAAGACCAACGTTCCCGGCGTCGACCTGCTGCCCAGCAACATCGACCTGTCCGCCGCCGAGGTCCAGCTGGTGAACGAGGTGGCGAGGGAGCACAGTCTGGCCCGGGTGCTGCGGCCGGTGGTCGAGGACTACGACTACGTGCTGATCGACTGTCAGCCCTCGCTCGGCCTGCTCACGGTGAATGCGCTCACGGCGGCGGACGGTGTCATCGTCCCGCTCGAATGCGAGTTCTTCGCCCTGCGCGGGGTTGCCCTCCTCATGGACACCATCCAGAAGATACGTGATCGGCTTAACCCTCGACTTGAGGTTGAGGGAATTCTCGCCACTATGTACGACTCCCGCACCGTCCACGGGCGGGAGGTGCTGACCCGCCTCGTCGAGGCCTTCGGAGACACCGTGTTCCACACGGTGATCTCACGCACCGTCCGCTTCCCAGAGACCACCGTCGTGGGGGAGCCGATCACCAGCTATGCCTCCAGCTCCGCGGGTGCGGGGGCCTACCGGTCGCTCGCCCGAGAGGTGCTCGCCCGTGACGCGGCCCGGCGACCGGCCGAGCCGGTGGCCCCGTGA
- the cmk gene encoding (d)CMP kinase, giving the protein MAPDEPSDPALRRAVLAVDGPSGSGKSSVSRGVARRLRLRYLDTGAMYRAVTWWMLANGVDVDDPDSVASRVGEIGLEVSTDPEHASIAVNGTDVSGPIRGPEVTAAVSAVSAVPAVRARLVDLQRAAVGEGGIVVEGRDIGTVVLPDATLKVFLTAHESVRSTRRADELRERGIPAPADSLESIRRRDRLDSTRAVSPLQRAEDAVVVDATDLGLGDVIDLVARLLLDRLARPGVGSAPAALATGQQWVAGQQ; this is encoded by the coding sequence ATGGCCCCCGACGAGCCCAGCGACCCGGCACTGCGCCGCGCGGTCCTGGCGGTCGACGGGCCCTCGGGGTCCGGGAAGTCCAGTGTCTCGCGCGGGGTGGCCCGTCGCCTTCGCCTTCGCTACCTCGACACCGGGGCGATGTACCGCGCGGTGACGTGGTGGATGCTGGCCAACGGGGTGGACGTCGACGACCCCGACTCGGTCGCGTCGCGGGTCGGCGAGATCGGTCTCGAGGTCTCCACCGATCCGGAGCATGCCTCGATCGCGGTGAACGGGACGGATGTGTCGGGTCCCATCAGGGGGCCCGAGGTGACTGCCGCGGTCAGCGCCGTGAGCGCCGTACCGGCCGTGCGTGCCCGCCTGGTCGATCTGCAGCGAGCCGCCGTAGGCGAGGGCGGCATCGTCGTCGAGGGACGCGACATCGGGACCGTCGTGCTGCCGGACGCCACGCTCAAGGTCTTCCTCACCGCCCACGAGAGCGTCCGCTCGACCCGTCGAGCCGATGAGCTGCGGGAGCGCGGGATCCCCGCCCCCGCCGACTCGCTGGAGTCCATCCGGCGCCGAGACCGGCTCGACAGCACCCGAGCCGTGTCCCCCCTCCAGCGGGCCGAGGACGCCGTGGTCGTGGACGCGACCGACCTCGGGCTGGGCGACGTGATCGACCTCGTGGCTCGACTCCTGCTGGACCGGCTCGCCCGGCCAGGCGTGGGTTCCGCCCCCGCGGCCCTGGCAACGGGCCAGCAGTGGGTAGCGGGCCAGCAGTGA
- the scpB gene encoding SMC-Scp complex subunit ScpB, giving the protein MSEGDRAEEPVLDLREGGADAGEQPAASREAGDRELFAALEAILLVVDEPVSELTLAQVVERPRAEVAGALRRLARDYDEEGRGFELREVGGGWRYYTRPELAPLVERFVLDGQQSRLTQAALETLAVIAYRQPVSRARIAAVRGVNVDGVVRTLTTRGLVEEAGTEPETHALLYRTTSLFLERLGLRSLEELPPLAPFLPELDALEEEIDLLSTRELDIDSDE; this is encoded by the coding sequence ATGAGCGAGGGTGATCGTGCGGAGGAGCCCGTCCTCGACCTGCGCGAAGGCGGTGCGGACGCCGGCGAGCAGCCGGCGGCATCACGCGAGGCGGGGGATCGCGAGCTCTTCGCCGCGCTCGAGGCGATCCTGCTCGTGGTGGACGAGCCCGTGTCTGAGCTGACCTTGGCGCAGGTCGTGGAGCGGCCACGGGCCGAGGTCGCGGGCGCCCTGCGGCGCCTGGCCCGTGACTACGACGAGGAGGGACGTGGGTTCGAGCTGCGTGAGGTCGGCGGTGGGTGGCGCTACTACACCCGGCCGGAGCTTGCGCCGTTGGTGGAGCGGTTCGTCCTGGACGGGCAGCAGTCCCGGCTGACCCAGGCGGCGCTGGAGACCCTGGCGGTGATCGCCTACCGCCAGCCGGTGTCGCGAGCGCGGATCGCGGCGGTGCGCGGGGTCAACGTCGATGGCGTCGTCCGAACCCTGACGACCCGTGGCCTCGTCGAGGAGGCCGGGACCGAGCCGGAGACGCACGCCCTGCTCTACCGGACCACGTCCCTGTTCCTGGAGCGACTGGGCCTGCGCTCACTCGAGGAGCTGCCGCCGTTGGCCCCGTTTCTGCCTGAACTTGATGCATTAGAAGAGGAGATAGACCTTCTCTCAACTAGAGAGTTAGACATAGACTCGGATGAATGA
- a CDS encoding prephenate dehydrogenase produces the protein MSLQSALVVGAGLIGTSVAMALTDAGTAVWIEDVDQGRARVASELGAGRTGRPPEEPDIVIVAVPPGAVGSVVQELSGIYLRCIFTDVASVASIPQADVESLGHDVAQRFVGGHPMSGLERSGPAAARADLFRDRPWVLTPGRESSQRALGRARAVVAACGADLVEMSPQRHDEAVALVSHVPQLVSSLTAARLEDQPEDLVALSGPGVRDVTRIAASDPDLWTGILDANASAVLPVVEDLRRQLDDVAAALATLASRGAGSDEQEQARASVRRALAGGVRGRARIPGKHGGRPTQFAVVTVVVADQPGELARIFAAAAAASVNIEDVTLEHASGHPLGSLLLQVQAGSVGALVEALSREGWTVHS, from the coding sequence GTGAGCCTGCAGAGCGCCCTCGTGGTGGGCGCCGGCCTGATCGGGACCTCGGTCGCGATGGCGTTGACCGACGCCGGGACCGCCGTGTGGATCGAGGACGTCGACCAGGGCAGGGCGCGCGTCGCGTCCGAGCTCGGCGCGGGCCGCACGGGGCGCCCGCCGGAAGAGCCGGACATCGTCATCGTGGCGGTCCCTCCAGGCGCGGTCGGGTCAGTCGTCCAAGAGCTCAGCGGTATTTATCTCAGGTGCATTTTTACTGATGTTGCCTCAGTTGCCTCTATCCCTCAAGCAGATGTCGAGTCTTTGGGCCATGATGTCGCCCAGCGATTCGTCGGTGGACATCCCATGTCGGGGCTCGAGCGCTCTGGTCCCGCCGCCGCACGCGCGGATCTGTTCCGCGACCGTCCTTGGGTGCTGACTCCGGGGCGGGAGTCCTCGCAGCGTGCGCTGGGGCGAGCGAGAGCGGTGGTGGCCGCCTGCGGGGCGGACCTGGTGGAGATGAGCCCGCAGCGCCATGACGAGGCCGTGGCGCTGGTGTCCCACGTCCCCCAGCTGGTCTCGAGCCTCACCGCGGCGCGTCTGGAGGACCAGCCGGAGGACCTCGTCGCCCTCTCCGGGCCGGGTGTGCGCGACGTGACGCGCATCGCCGCCTCGGACCCCGACCTGTGGACCGGCATCCTCGACGCGAACGCATCGGCCGTCCTTCCGGTCGTCGAGGACCTGCGCCGCCAGCTCGACGACGTCGCGGCGGCGCTGGCGACCCTGGCGTCCAGGGGAGCCGGGTCGGACGAGCAGGAACAGGCTCGCGCGAGCGTGCGGCGTGCGCTCGCAGGAGGGGTGCGCGGCAGGGCCCGGATCCCCGGTAAGCACGGTGGTCGACCGACCCAGTTCGCGGTGGTCACGGTCGTGGTCGCGGACCAGCCCGGCGAGCTGGCGCGGATCTTCGCCGCCGCGGCCGCCGCATCGGTGAACATCGAGGACGTCACCCTGGAGCACGCCTCCGGGCACCCTCTCGGCAGCCTGCTCCTCCAGGTGCAGGCCGGGTCGGTCGGCGCCCTGGTCGAGGCGTTGTCCCGCGAGGGGTGGACGGTCCACTCCTGA
- the der gene encoding ribosome biogenesis GTPase Der, which translates to MSEEDDSATGDDGALPVLAVVGRPNVGKSTLVNRVLGRREAVVEDVPGVTRDRVAYEANWNGRAFTVVDTGGWEPDAQGLAATVAAQAEVAVAAADAVLLVVDATVGITDTDEAVARVLRRSAKPVVLAANKVDDARGEAEAAALWNLGLGEPHPVSALHGRGSGDLLDAVLDALPEAPREVFGAEGGPRRVALLGRPNVGKSSLLNRLAGTERAVVHPVAGTTVDPVDEIVELGGRTWRFVDTAGIRRRADEASGHEYYAVLRTQAALEKAEVAIVLLDASEPLTEQDVRILSLVVDAGRALVLALNKWDLVDEERRVALDKELDRELVRLPWVPRVNVSARTGRHVDRLVPALEKALAAWERRIPTGRLNAVLGEIVAETPPPVRGGKAPRILFATQAGVRPPRFVLFATGFLEASYRRFLERRFRQLEDFTGTPIEISVRVRDKRGVRDKRGRRT; encoded by the coding sequence GTGAGCGAGGAGGACGACAGCGCGACTGGAGACGACGGCGCGCTTCCGGTCCTCGCCGTCGTCGGACGGCCGAATGTGGGCAAGTCCACGCTCGTGAACCGCGTGCTCGGGCGGCGAGAGGCGGTCGTCGAGGACGTACCAGGCGTGACGCGGGACCGGGTCGCCTACGAGGCGAACTGGAACGGACGGGCGTTCACCGTGGTGGACACCGGCGGCTGGGAGCCCGATGCGCAGGGACTGGCCGCCACGGTGGCAGCGCAGGCCGAGGTGGCGGTCGCGGCGGCAGACGCGGTGCTGCTCGTGGTCGATGCGACGGTGGGCATCACGGACACCGACGAGGCGGTCGCCCGGGTCCTGCGACGATCGGCCAAGCCCGTGGTCCTCGCGGCGAACAAGGTCGACGACGCTCGGGGTGAGGCGGAGGCCGCTGCCCTGTGGAACCTCGGGCTGGGGGAGCCGCACCCGGTGTCGGCCCTGCACGGCAGGGGGAGCGGCGACCTCCTCGACGCCGTGCTCGACGCGCTGCCGGAGGCGCCCCGGGAGGTCTTCGGGGCCGAGGGCGGGCCGCGGCGGGTGGCGCTCCTCGGCCGGCCCAACGTCGGCAAGTCCAGCCTGCTCAACCGGCTCGCGGGCACCGAGCGAGCGGTGGTGCACCCGGTCGCCGGGACGACGGTCGACCCGGTGGATGAGATCGTGGAGCTCGGCGGGCGTACCTGGCGCTTCGTCGACACCGCAGGGATCCGCCGTCGAGCCGACGAGGCGTCTGGCCACGAGTACTACGCGGTGCTCCGCACCCAGGCGGCCCTGGAGAAGGCGGAGGTCGCCATCGTCCTGCTCGATGCGAGCGAGCCGCTGACCGAGCAGGACGTTCGGATCCTCTCCCTCGTGGTCGACGCGGGGCGCGCCCTCGTCCTGGCTCTCAACAAGTGGGACCTGGTCGACGAGGAGCGGCGGGTGGCTCTCGACAAGGAGCTGGACCGGGAGCTCGTGCGACTGCCCTGGGTCCCTCGGGTCAACGTGTCCGCCCGCACCGGCCGCCATGTCGATCGGCTGGTACCGGCACTGGAGAAGGCCCTGGCTGCCTGGGAGCGGCGCATCCCGACGGGCCGGCTCAACGCCGTGCTGGGGGAGATCGTCGCCGAGACCCCGCCCCCGGTCCGCGGCGGCAAGGCACCGCGCATCCTCTTCGCCACCCAGGCGGGCGTGCGCCCGCCTCGGTTCGTGCTGTTCGCCACCGGCTTCCTCGAGGCGTCCTACCGCCGCTTCCTCGAGCGCCGCTTCCGGCAGCTCGAGGACTTCACCGGCACCCCGATCGAGATCAGCGTCCGGGTCAGGGACAAGCGGGGCGTCAGGGACAAGCGTGGTCGGAGAACCTGA
- a CDS encoding FAD-dependent oxidoreductase: MSSDRPLVIGAGPFGLSVSAHLHALGVDHRIVGRTLDTWRAHMPSGMMLRSEPYGSDLAAPVPGYDVGAYSRLHGLDYVDRLGPLSIERFLDYADWYVERFVPDVADVTVTGVTPVDGGFRVSFAEEADQMFGSVVVATGVLPYKVVPDQLASLPAELVSHTSDHHDLATFRGRSVAVVGGGQSALETAALLHEAGAQVHVIVRAPALNWLEPNPEHLSALGRVRRPVNKLCEGWHCAFWNSPAAFRMLPRAVRVTKARTVLGPAGAWWLRARVEGRVDVLTGHRVLRATAAGSGVHLDLGGGQRQGLDVDHVIAGTGFRIDVGRLPFLSVERLRTLNGYPVVSRAGESSLPGLYFAGAPAAVSLGPSVRFIAGTHTSARQIARSVSRRAPASPARPAAGMLSRSG, encoded by the coding sequence GTGTCATCTGACCGCCCGCTCGTCATCGGGGCCGGGCCGTTCGGCCTGTCCGTCTCGGCGCACCTGCACGCGCTCGGCGTCGACCATCGCATCGTGGGCCGAACGCTGGACACGTGGCGGGCGCACATGCCGAGCGGCATGATGCTTCGCTCCGAACCCTACGGCTCCGACCTGGCCGCCCCCGTGCCCGGCTACGACGTCGGCGCCTATTCACGCCTGCACGGCCTGGACTACGTCGACCGTCTTGGGCCGCTGTCGATCGAGCGATTCCTCGACTACGCGGACTGGTACGTCGAACGCTTCGTGCCTGACGTCGCCGACGTGACGGTCACCGGCGTGACGCCTGTCGACGGCGGCTTTCGCGTGAGTTTCGCGGAGGAGGCCGACCAGATGTTCGGCTCCGTCGTCGTCGCGACCGGCGTGCTGCCGTACAAGGTCGTCCCGGATCAGCTCGCGAGCCTGCCGGCCGAGCTGGTCTCGCACACCTCCGACCACCACGACCTCGCCACCTTCCGGGGCCGGTCGGTGGCCGTCGTGGGGGGCGGGCAGTCGGCCCTCGAGACGGCTGCGCTGCTGCACGAGGCGGGAGCCCAGGTGCACGTCATCGTCCGCGCCCCAGCGCTGAACTGGCTCGAGCCCAACCCTGAGCATCTCAGCGCGCTCGGTCGGGTCCGGCGCCCGGTGAACAAGCTGTGCGAAGGCTGGCACTGCGCCTTCTGGAACTCCCCGGCAGCCTTCCGCATGCTTCCTCGTGCGGTTCGGGTCACGAAGGCGCGAACCGTCCTCGGACCGGCCGGGGCGTGGTGGCTCCGCGCGCGGGTGGAGGGGCGGGTCGACGTGCTGACGGGCCATCGGGTCCTGCGGGCGACGGCGGCAGGAAGCGGCGTCCACCTCGACCTCGGCGGCGGGCAGCGCCAAGGGCTCGACGTGGACCACGTCATCGCGGGAACGGGCTTTCGCATCGATGTGGGCCGGCTGCCCTTCCTCTCGGTCGAGCGGCTGCGGACCCTGAACGGATACCCGGTGGTGAGCCGGGCCGGGGAGTCGAGCCTTCCGGGCCTGTACTTCGCCGGCGCGCCGGCGGCGGTGAGTCTCGGACCGTCGGTGCGCTTCATCGCGGGGACGCACACCAGCGCGCGACAGATCGCCCGCTCGGTCTCCCGGCGAGCTCCGGCGTCACCGGCTCGTCCCGCCGCGGGGATGCTCAGTCGGTCAGGATGA